The genomic window TCGCTTACTTCTACAAATTCACCATTTTTATATCCGTTTACTTTAAACGGAAGAATATGCGTACCAATAAGGCTCATAACAACTCCAATCTCTAATTGTTTATTTAAAAAATTTTCATTTTTTGCAATTAGCAATATTTTGACCTATTTGCTAAATCTAATTATTTAGAATCAGAATTCAGCATTAAAGTCATGATAGATTATTTATATCAAAAAGACTATATGTATAGACAACATCTATAGCGCTAGATATTGTATGTCAATAACTATTTAATAAATTTATATTTTCATAAAACAAAGATGACTAAAACAAACTAAAAAAATATGACAAAAGCAGAAGAAAAAAAAATGGAGCGGACAACGGGACTCGAACCCGCGGTCTCAACCTTGGCAAGGTTGCGCTTTACCAACTAAGCTATGTCCGCAAACAAAATGTCATAATAGCCTGATTTCTTTTTAAATGCAAGTTATGAGTAAAAATAAAAATTTATAGTGATTTTTCTGCAATATACATGCAATTTTACGGAGTGTTGAATAAAAGAAAAATATTGATTACGATAATTATTATCATTAAGCCAGAAATTTTTATAAAATTTTTCTTAAAATGTGATTTTTATCATGAAAAATCGTAAAAATAATGTAGAATAAAAGATAGCTTTTGCCAAACAGGTAAAAGAAAACTGAAAAGGTAATGTTTTTCAAAAATGAAGCATAGAACAAGGAGGTTTCTATGAAGGCTATTGTTGCAACCAAAGATAAGAAGGCTCAGGTTGTAGAGAAGGAACTCCGCCCATTGGAATTTGGTGAGGCCTTACTCGATATGGAGTGCTGCGGCGTATGCCACACCGATCTTCACGTTAAGAACCAAGATTTTGGCGATAAAACAGGCGTGGTTCTTGGACACGAAGGTATTGGTATTGTTAAGGAAGTTGGCCCTGGTGTTACAACATTAAAGCCAGGCGACCGTGCATCTGTAGCATGGTTCTTCAAGGGTTGCGGACATTGCGAATATTGCACCACGGGCAGAGAAACACTTTGCCGTAGCGTTTTGAACGCAGGATACACTGCAGATGGTGGCATGTCTCAAGAGTGCATCGTCGCAGCAGACTACGCAGTAAAGGTCCCAGAAGGCTTGGATCCAGCTCCTGCAAGCTCCATCACTTGCGCTGGCGTTACAACCTACAAGGCTATTAAGGAATCTGGCGTACATCCAGGCGAATGGCTTATTTTATTCGGTCTTGGCGGTCTTGGTAATCTTGCGTTGCAATATGCAAAGAACGTATTTGGTGCGCACGTAATCGCAGTAGATGTTAACGATGCTCAGCTTGAATTTGCTAAGGAATATGGCGCAGATTTGTGCGTGAACCCACTTAAGGAAAATGTTCCTGAATTTGCTATGAAGAAGGTAGGCGGCGCTCATGGCGCTGTCGTAACCGCTGTAAGCAAGGCTGCTTTTAACAGCGCAGTTGACTCTGTGCGAGCAGGCGGCACTGTTGCAGCCGTTGGTCTTCCACCAGAAGACATGGAACTTAGCATTCCTCGCCTTGTTCTTGACGGAATCCGTTTGGTTGGATCCCTTGTTGGAACTCGTAAGGATTTGGAAGAAGCGTTCCAGTTTGGTGCTGAAGGCAAAGTTGTTCCACAGTGCCATATGCGCAAGATGGAAGACATTAACGACATCTTCGACGAGATGCTCAGCGGTAAGATTCGTGGTCGAATGGTAATCGACCTCTCCCACTGAAAAAGAGATAAAATAAAAAAACTAAAAGCCACTTAGCAAATGCTAGGTGGCTTTTAGTTTATGTTTTAAGATGCTTTAAGATGTTTTAAGACTTAATTTTTGTACACTATTTCAACGGAGGCATTGGCTTCCAATTAGGATCATGCAAAATTTTTCTGCTTGCAATCCAACCAGTAAAAAGCTTTTTAACACCACTTAAAATATGCTCACGATCTACAGCAACAAGCCTAATAAACTCTTTTGCAGCAGTTAATGCCGTTCCAAGAGCAAACATAAATGGTCGATAATCGCCATGAATCATAAAGTATCGCGCCATAAAACCACGATTTCGCATAATATGGTAACGATTCATGTCAGAAGTAGAATTTAGTTGACGAACGCCAGCAATATCCCAATTAGGAATATTACGAGTTCTACGAAGAATAACATCTTTTACAACAATCGGATTCGTAACTTTGCTAGCAAGGTATCCGTAAGTTGTGTCATCCCAATAAATAAAATAATGCGGATCTGGCAAACCGATTTTCTCTACAATATTGCGCTTAAACAATCCGCCTTCAAAGCACATAGTGTTCATAACGCGATACCCAGATGGTCCAAATGCTGCTGGAGCAATTGGATTAGGGATTCCAAGAGAAACAATAAATTTATATTGCCAATAAAAATCGCCACCGTCGTAGTCTAAACGGCTGCCTTGAATCACATCGTGGCTTTTAGTCCACTTTGAAAGACGTTCAATAGATTCTGGAACAGTTTCAACATCATCGTCCATAACCCAGAACCACTGCGCGCCAAGTTCATACGCTTTTTTAACACCAGCACTAAAACCGCCAGCTCCCCCAAGATTGCTGCTTTGAGGCGCGTAAACAACGCGGTTTGAATCGCCAAAATTATCCACGCTAGCAGAACCCCAGCGACGTGTAAGAACATCATCTAAATCTTGCACCATATCACGAGTTTTTTCACTCTTCTCATTGTCTACAACAACAATCCTCCATGGGCATTGATTTAATCGTTCAAAAGATTTAAACAGATTTTCAAGCAACTCCTGACGCTTATAAGTAACTACAACAACAGCAAGCTTATCAATAGTATTATCATTTATAACTTCGCTCATATTTTTAATATTACACTAGCATTGCCATCAATATTATTAATAAAATTCAAATTTTTTAGTACAAACTTCATTTTCAGATAAATGTTCATAGCATAAGATAAAAATAAAGTGTAGTTTCAGGGAAGGTGAAAATCCTTACTGGCGGTAACGAGGTAATTCTTGTATTAGTGAATTTTCTCGAAGCCCGCGAGCGGCAACGCGCTGCTGATTCGGTTAAAATCCGAAGCCAACGGTTAAAGTCCGGATGAAAGAAACGGAGGCTCTAATGAGCATTTCACGCGAAAATAATCATAAAACAAGCAATCACACAGCAAATAATAAAGTAGCAAATAATCACGCAACTTACTCTGGCACAAACTATTGGTCAAGCGAAAAAATTGCTAAATACGCGCTATTTGTTGCGCTCTCTATTGCTGTAAGCTTTATAGAATTTCCACTTATTCCAGACCTAAGCTACCTTAAATACGATCCTTCGGGAATTGTGTGTTTAATTGCAGGATTTGCATACGGACCATTCGCCGCTGCAATCGTAAGCGTGCTAGGATTTGCTCCACACTTCTTTACTAACCCGTTTGGCGCAATAATGGCAATATTGGTTTCAATGGGTGCGTCTGTTAGCGCTGCAATCGTCTACAAAAAAATTAGAACCAAAGAAGGCGCTATTATTTCGCTTATAGTTGGCTCTGTAGTTGCGATTGCTCTTGCAATAGTTGGAAATCTTATTATTACGCCATTTTATGCGCATATGAGCGTTGAACAAGTTGCCGCTCTTATAGTTCCAGCTCTGCTACCGTTTAATGCTATTAAGCTTGCGATTCATTGCGTAATAACTATGCTTGTTTATAAGCCTGTTTCAAAGCTTCTTAACTACAACAAATAGCAAACAAATAGCATTAGCCAAAATAGCATTAGTCAATTAAGTAAAAAGCAAGCTGATTATGCAAAGCAATAAAGTTATTCAAGATAAAACAAGTTGCAAAGTCGAAAAAAGCAATACGGATTATTTTGCTAAAAAAGATAATGCTGTTTCTTTGCAAAAAGTTCGCTTTAGCTACGATGGCGGAAAAACTTGGATTCTAGACGGAATAGATCTTGAAATTGCATATGGTCAAAGAATCGCAATCATTGGCAAAAATGGTAGTGGAAAGTCCACGCTAGCTAAAATTATTGCAGGACTTTCTTCCCCAGATTCTGGAATTGTTACGCTATGCGGAATAAAAGTTTTTGAAGCAAACAATGTTGATTCAAAAGCTTACCAAAAAGCACGAGAATCTATTGGAGCATTGTTTCAAAGCCCAGAAGACCAAATCGTTACAACAGTTGTAGAAGACGATGTTGCTTTTGGGCTTGAAAACTTGTGCGCTTCTAAAGAATTTATGAAGCAAAATATAAGCAATGCTTTACGCGCTGTAAACATGGAAAATCACCGTTTTAGCGACCCGAGCAATATGAGTGGAGGTCAGCAGCAGCGCGTTGCTATTGCATCGTCGATTGCTACAAAATCAAAACTTCTTGTATTAGATGAGCCTACAAGCATGCTTGATTCTTGCGCAAAAGAAGATGTAAATAAGCTTTTTAACAAATTGCAAACGAGCGGCACAACAATCGTACAAGTTACGCATAAGATTAGCGAATGCAAAAATGCGGATCGAATATTGATGCTAGAAAATGGAAAATTGCGTGATGTAAGTTTATTGGAATTAGATGAATTTTTCACGGAAAAATCGCCAGCTGTTATTGAATCAAAAAGCATGACGGAAAATGCAAAAAAATCAAATACGGCAATTGAAATATCTAATTTAAATGTGAGCTATACAAATAGTCAAACTCCAATAATAAGAGACTATTCTCTAAGCGTAAAATCAGGCGAAATCGTTGCAATAATGGGAAAAAACGGGTGTGGAAAATCAACGCTCGCAAAAGCAATATGCGCACTTATTAAATACGATTCTGGCTCCATGTGCGTAAACGGAATAAAAATTAGCGAAAAAACAAGCAAATCGCAAATGCGAGAAATTCGCAAAAACATTGGTTACGTTATGCAATTGCCAGAACAGCAACTTTTTGCACAAACTGTTTTTGAAGACGTGGCATATGGGCCAAAAAACTTTGGATTAGAAGGATGCGAATTAGATTCCCGCGTATTAAACACGCTAAAATCATTGCATATTGAACACTTAGCGCAAAAATCCCCATTCGAACTTTCTGGCGGACAGCAACGACTAGCAGCAATCGCAGGTGTTTTAGCTTGCAATCCAAAAATTTTGGTTTTAGACGAGCCTACAGCAGGATTAGATTTTGAGTATGCAAAAATCGTACTAAAAATTTTAAGCGATTTACACAATAAAGGCATAACAATTATTGTTATTACTCACGATCTAAACGAAGCAAAATCGCTTGGAGCGCGCATAGTTACGTTAGAATCGCGCAAAAAGAAGGAGATTCAAGAACACGCGCAAGACGAAAAGCTTGAAAATGCTAGCGAGAATGTTAACGAAAAGAAAAACGAAATCAAAAACAAGTCATTGCTAAGCTTATTCAATACGCGAATCATACTAATATCATGCTTAATTCTTATGTTTAGCGCGTTTAGTATTACAAACTTCTATCAACTAGGAATTCTTGCACTATCAACGCTTGCTCTAATATTTCTCGCTAGAATATCACCTATAAAATTATTGTTGTCATTGCATATGTTTATTGCAATATTCGTATTTTCTGGAATGTTTAATCTTCTAGTTGTGCATTCTGGAAGAGAAATTTTTAAAATTGGACCGCTATTAATAACAGATGATGGAATAAAGTTTGCAATACTTTTCGCTTCAAGATTTTCGCTTGTTATACTAATCGGATCAATAATTGTACTAACAATAAGCCAAACGCAGTTGACTGAAGCGTGCGCGTCTATTATTTCGCCTCTTAGAATCATAGGATTGCCAAGTCAAGAAATTGCTCTTATTATGAGCCTCGCTTTGCGATTTTTGCCGACTCTTGCAAAAGAAGCAGAATCTGTAGCTTTAGCTCAAATTGCAAGAGGCGGAAACATAAAAGACGGGTCTATAAAAAAGCGATTGCAAGCAATAACATCTCTTATAGTTCCAGGATTTGCAAGCGTGATTCGGCACGCAAACACACTGGGACTTGCGCTAGATTCTAGATGCTACGTTCCTGGAGCTAAGCGCACGCACTTACATACGGAGAAAATGCGCTTAAAAGACTTTGCACTTTTAATAATTACATTAGCTATTGTGTGCGGAATAATTTTTGCTGGAATATTTGTATAACTGATAACTGTAATATTTGCATATTGAGCGTATTAATCGTATTGAACGTATTGAACGCGGATTCTTAAGGTTAATGTATAATCCGATAAGCATTGAAAATTTAAGCGTTACAAGTAGATGATCAATAGTCGATAGTTGGTTGTCGATAATTGCGTTTAACAATATAGCGTTTTGACGTTTTAGTGTTTTAATGTTTTAATGTTTTAAAAATTGACGTTTTAGCGTTTTACGCATGTTGAACGCGATTTGGAAGGAAAATAATGGCATTAACTAAAAAGCAGATTAAGCAATTGCGCGCGCTCGCTAACACTTTAAGCCCATTGCTTTACGTTGGAAAAAACGATATTAGCGATGCTGCTGTTAAGCAAGCAGACGAAACAATGCAATCTCATGAGCTTATGAAGTGTGCTGTACAAGATGGCTCTGGATTAAGTGCTAAAGAAGCTGCTGAAGAACTCGCAGAACATCTTGGTGCAGAAGTCGTGCAAGTAATTGGCAACCGTTTTGTGTTATTCCGCGTTTCAAATCGCGAAGATATTGACCACATTATGCTTGTTCGTGAATAAAACTCTCTTAAAAAAAAATAGTAATACTGTATTAAAAGGCTTCTTAGAATTGTAAGAAGCCTTTTAATTATTGACTTTAGTTATTGTCAGCAGATTTGTGGAGAATATTGCGGATTTGAGATAAACGTTGCGAAATCTCGTGCTCGTAGCCGCGATTATTTGGGTGATAATATTCGCGACCAACTAGCTCGTCTGGCATATATTGCTGAGATGCAACAGCACCCGGATAATCGTGAGCATACTTGTAACCGTCGTGATTGCCCCAACTTTTCATCAAAGCAGTTGGCGCGTTACGCAGATGAAGAGGCACTTGACCAATATTTCCAGCATCAACATCTTGCAAAGCCTTATTAATAGCGTTGTAGCTTGCGTTTGATTTTGGAGCAGTTGCTACAGCAATCACAGCTTCCGAAAGAATAATCCGCGCTTCTGGCATGCCAATTAGAGCAACTGCTTGAGCTGCAGCAACAGTTACTTGTAAAATTTGTGGAGCCGCCATACCAACTTCTTCGGCAGCAGCAATCATAATTCGCCTTGCAATAAAACGCGGGTCTTCACCAGCTCTAAGCATTCGCGCTAAATAATGCAAAGAAGCGTCAACTTCACTTCCGCGCATTGATTTAATAAAAGCAGAAATAACATCGTAATGGTCATCGCCATCTTTGTCATAGCGAACTGTAGTAGTATCCATTACGTTAGAAACTATATCAGCAGTAATTACAGGCTTATTTTTACCATGCTGCAACGCAACATCTCCTGTTACAGCTCCTGCTGCCGCTTCTAGAATAGTAAGAGTTTTGCGAGCATCTCCCCCACTTAAACGAATAATTGAATCTATTGCGTCTTCGTCGATTTTAAGCTGATTATTAAGACCATTTTCGCTAGAAATTGCGCGTTCTATCAGAGTGTGCAAATCTTCAACACTAAGAGACTCAAGTTTAACAACTACTGATCTGCTAAGTAGTGGCTTAATGATTGAAAAACTTGGATTTTCGGTAGTAGCTCCAATAAAAGTTACATCGCGATTTTCTACGCTTGGAAGCAAAGCATCTTGCTGTGATTTAGAAAAACGATGAACTTCGTCAATAAACAGAACTGTTTCTTGACCTTTACTAACTAAACGCTCATGCGCTCGATCTAACACAGCTCGAACATCTTTAACTCCAGAAGTTACAGCAGAAAGCTCTTCAAACACGCGACCAGACTGTCTAGCCACAATATAAGCAAGCGTAGTTTTACCAACTCCTGGAGGTCCAAACAACACAACAGAACTTGGAGCAGTAAGAGAACCTTTAGATTGTGGATTTGCAAGCCTGCGCAAAGGCGAACCTTCTTTTAGCGCATGCGACTGCCCCAACACATCTTCAATACTGCTTGGGCGCATACGCACTGCCAACGGACGCGTAACATCGCTAGGTGCACTACTTGCGGAAAATAAATCTTTCTCCATGAATACCAGCTTACACTACATATAGAACAAACGTTCGATTGCATTCTGCATTCTGTGTTTTACCTTCTGTGCTCTGTTAGCACATTTTTAAGAATCACACGTGCGACACTCTGTAGTCAAAGAACACAACTTCGCCTGTATCTTGTGTGGAATCCAAATCAACAACACCAGTAATAGCCCAATTATGGTCTCCGTCCGAATCGTCAATAATTTGCCGAACTTTCCACGAATGTTCACTCTTCTCAAGCGAATCATCCAAAATAAACAAGTCGCCACTTCTAGCCTTGGCATCGATACCAACATACTCGTGCTCATCGTAATAGTCGTCAAGCACATCATTCCACTCGTGAACGCCGTAACCCCAAGCCTTGTCAAGCTCTCCTAAAGTATCCGCATCTTCCAAATCCATAAGCTGCACGCGACGGAACATTGCGTTTCTAATCAACACAATAAGTCCACGACGATCCTCAACAACAGACTCAGAAGTTCCAGGCGCAGCCATAGTTACAGCACTAGCTTCAGCGTCCGATCCTCCTGCACTCTCCCACTCGTCAACAAGACTTGAATCAATAGATCGCACAACAAGACGAAGCCACGAAATAATATCACACAATTCTTCGTTAAGCATGTCTTCTGGCACAGTGCGAGCAAGCGAACGATAAGCGTCCGAAAGGTAACGAAGAAGCGTTCCTTCACTTCTAGCAATGCCATAGCGCGAAATATAGCCAGTAAAATCGGACGCTGTTTCGACCATGTCTCGAAGCACAGATTTAGGCTTAATCCAGTAGTCGTTTGCCCACGGAACATCTTTGCGATATTGCGCAAAAGCAGGCTCAAGCAAATCTTCAAGAGGCTTAGGGTAGCTAACTTCCACTAAGCGTTCCATGCGCTCCTCGTAATCAATGCCATCATCCTTCATGCCAACCATTGCAGCATCGCGAGCCTTACGCTCTTGTGCGCGAAGCACAGGCTTAGGGTCATCTAAAGTTGCTTCAACCATAGAAATTACGTCAAGCGCATAGCTTGGAGATTCTGGGTCTAGAAGTTCCAAAGCTGCGAGTAAGAATGGAGAAAGCGGCTGATCTAGCGCAAAACCCTCTGGCATAGCAACATCAAGATCATAATCACAAGAACCATCCGAAAGCTCTCTGCATTCAATCACTTGAGTATCGAGCAAAGTTTGGAAAATATCGTTGCAACGCTCGAGCAATTTCTCTTTATCTTGCGGCTTTTGCGCACTATCTTCAATAAGTTTTTCAACGCGTGCTCTAGCATCCCCACCTTGCGTAACTTCGTTCAAAATCATTGAGTGCGTTACAACCATGTGAGGATTCAAAGTTTCTGGAGCGCTTTCAATAAGCTTAGTAAACGTTGGCTCGCCCCAAACTACAAAGCCTTCTGGAGCTTTCTTACGCTTAACTTTTTTAAGCTTCTTAGGATCATTTCCAGCTTTTGCAACAGCGCGCGCATTCTCAATCTCGAACTCTGGAGCCTCTGCAACTACTAAGCCCTCAGTATCGAATCCCATTCTGCCTGCACGTCCTGCAATTTGATGAAACTCGCGAGCACGAAGCTTTCTACTACGATTCCCATCAAATTTTGTAAGAGCTGTAAGAACAACCGAGTGAATTGGCACGTTAATGCCAACTCCGAGAGTGTCTGTGCCACAAATAACGGGCAGCAATCCTTGCTGTGCGAGCTGTTCGACAAGCCTACGGTAGCGCGGAAGCATACCAGCATGGTGTACGCCGACACCGGTGCGCAGTAGCCTTTGCAAAATTTTGCCGAAACCTGTAGTAAATTTAGTGCCTTTAATAGCTTGAGCAATTTTGTCTCGCTGATCTTTGCTAGAAACCCCCGTGCTTGCAAGCGCTTGAGCTGTTTCTAGAGCTGCATCTTGCGAAAAATGAACTACATAGATTGGCGTTAAACCCTTGTTAAATAAGAGTTCTACAGTTGTTGCAAGCGGCTTATCTGTGTACTCGTATTCGAGTGGGATTGGTCTTGGCGCATTAGCAATAATATCAACACTACGTTTTGTTGATTTTTCTAAACGTTCCGCAATATCCGTTACGTCTCCAAGAGTTGCGCTCATAAGTAAGAATTGCGTATTTGGAAGTGTAAGTAACGGAACTTGCCAAGCCCATCCGCGCTCTGGATCACCATAGTAGTGGAATTCGTCCATTGCAACGCAATCGACTTCAGCGTTTGCGCCTTCGCGTAAGGCTTGATTTGCTAAGATTTCTGCAGTGCAGCAGATTATTGGAGCGTCCGCGTTAATATGCGAATCTCCTGTAATCATGCCAACGTTGTCGCGCCCAAAAATCGCAACTAAATCGAAGAATTTTTCGGAAACAAGAGCTTTAATTGGCGCAGTATAGTAGGAGCGTCTGCCGGTAGCGAGCGCTGCAAAATGCATGCCGAGCGCTACTAGAGATTTTCCAGAACCGGTTGGAGTATTTAAGATAACATGGTCTCCTGCAAGCAAATCCATAACAGATTCTTCTTGATGCGGCCACAAATCTACATGCTTGTTATCTTTAACCCAATCAACAAATGCTTGAAAAATCTCGTCTTCGCTAGCATGATGCAAATCAAAAGCTAACTCGCCCAGACCAGCCATATTCCGCTCCTACTTTACTTAAGCTTTACTCGTGACTTTAATCGCAAATTTATTTACTTGCGATTTTACTTGCGCTTCTTCTTATCTCGTACTTTTACAGAGATTTGAATAGGAGTTCCCTCAAATCCAAACTCTTCTCGAAGAGAACGCTCAATAAAGCGACGGTAACCGTGCTCTAAGAAGCCTGTTGCGAATATCACGAAACGCGGTGGGCGCGTAGAAGCCTGAGTAGCAAACAAGATTCTCGCTTGCTTTCCGCCTCGCAAAGGATGCGGATGAGCAGACTGAATACGACCTAAGAAAGCGTTGAGCTTGCCTGTAGGAATGCGCTTATCCCAGCTGTCTAAAGCTGTTCGCATAGCGCGCGCAAGACGATTCGTATGCCATCCTGTTTTTGCGGAGAGATTAACGCGCTCAGCCCAAGTTACGCGCTCAAACTCAGTTTTCCACAAGCGTTCCATGCGCTGTCTGGAAAATTCGTCCATCAAGTCCCACTTGTTAAACACAAGTACGATTGCTCGACCCGCGTCTACAGCCTGGCTCATAACTTTCAAATCCTGCTCTGCAATCGGCTGGGAAGAATCGAAAAGAATCAAAGCAAGTTCAGAACGCTCAATCGCAGCTTGCGTACGAAGTGAAGAATAGTATTCAGCACCAGTAAGCTTATGCTGCCTGCGCTTAATACCAGCAGTGTCAATAAACAGCCAGTCTTCTCCATCAACTCGCACAACCTCATCAACAGGATCTCGAGTAGTTCCAGCCAAATCGTTTACAACAGAACGTTCTTCATGAGCTAAATGGTTCAAAAGCGAAGACTTACCAACATTTGGACGCCCAACTAAAGCAACTCTGCGAAGTCCTTCTGGAGTCAAGAATCCTGAAGTTTTATTCGCTTTCTTCAAAGAGTTAAGAGCCGCGTCAAGCAAATCTCCAACGCCTCTGCCATGCATTGCAGAAATTCCGTAAGGCTCACCCATTCCGAGCTTCCAAAACTCTGCAGTTAAATACTCGCTTCTAGCGTCGTCAACCTTGTTAACTGCCAAAGTAATAGGCTTACCTGCAGCGCGAAGCATTGAAACAATACGCTCGTCTGTAGCAGTTAAACCAACTTGACCATCTACTAGGAAAATCACAGCATCGCTTAAACGCACTGCCACTTGCGCCTGTTGAGCAATAGAAGAATCAATGCCTTCAACATCTGCTTCCCAGCCGCCAGTGTCAACCAGCTTGAAGTTGGTTCCAGCCCACTCAGCGTCGTAACTTACGCGATCTCTAGTAACACCTGGAGTATCTTCTACAACAGCGACACGATGGCCCAAAATACGATTTACAAGCGTTGA from Gardnerella vaginalis ATCC 14018 = JCM 11026 includes these protein-coding regions:
- the der gene encoding bifunctional cytidylate kinase/GTPase Der, whose protein sequence is MICVAIDGPAGVGKSSTSRALAQYYGFAYLDTGAMYRAAAWWCLKQGIDLSKQLELDEEGNSTNSADAKRLNQIVEAVGALFTEDHAEFSVDPKNPVVVIDSEDISEELRSSEVSSHVSTVSSIPAVRRMLIAAQRAYIASESSEDSFSGGEGIVAEGRDITTVVAPNAQVRVLLTAREEVRQARRNKQDIEQENLQNNESKNNESEEDDIRARDAKDAKVTNFLKAADGVTTLDNSDLTFEQTLDALVEIVDDAIEQDEYDRYAANLEGYDLDDEDRALLSGDFASDDESKDTKAVGVIAVIGRPNVGKSTLVNRILGHRVAVVEDTPGVTRDRVSYDAEWAGTNFKLVDTGGWEADVEGIDSSIAQQAQVAVRLSDAVIFLVDGQVGLTATDERIVSMLRAAGKPITLAVNKVDDARSEYLTAEFWKLGMGEPYGISAMHGRGVGDLLDAALNSLKKANKTSGFLTPEGLRRVALVGRPNVGKSSLLNHLAHEERSVVNDLAGTTRDPVDEVVRVDGEDWLFIDTAGIKRRQHKLTGAEYYSSLRTQAAIERSELALILFDSSQPIAEQDLKVMSQAVDAGRAIVLVFNKWDLMDEFSRQRMERLWKTEFERVTWAERVNLSAKTGWHTNRLARAMRTALDSWDKRIPTGKLNAFLGRIQSAHPHPLRGGKQARILFATQASTRPPRFVIFATGFLEHGYRRFIERSLREEFGFEGTPIQISVKVRDKKKRK